Proteins from a genomic interval of Croceicoccus naphthovorans:
- a CDS encoding heavy metal translocating P-type ATPase, with product MDEHQHCNHDNAAVSSATVTDPVCGMQVDRQTTTHHATHAGQDYHFCSARCQARFAEDPVRWLTGAADEPALTDGAIWTCPMHPEVRQDHPGSCPICGMALEPEMVDPDAGPTEELVDMTRRFWIGLALTIPVFLLEMGGHVFPVIHHLVPIDVSVWVQLALATPVVLWAGWPFITRAAASVISRNLNMFTLIALGTGVAWSYSIVAALAPGLFPDAFRAHDGTVAVYFEAAAVITVLVLLGQVLELRARERTSGALKALLGLTPHTARRIGADGDEEVPLEDLQVGDRLRIRPGEKIPVDGTVAEGASAIDESMVTGESMPVSKQAGDTVIGGTINTTGSLVMVAEKLGRDTLLSRIVQMVAQAQRSRAPIQRLADQVAGWFVPLILGVALIAFAAWSLWGPEPRLAHALVAAVAVLIIACPCALGLATPMSIMVGVGRGAEEGILVKNAEALERMEKVDTLVVDKTGTLTEGKPSVTRVVPLGNLSEDDVLRLAAGVEQASEHPLALAIIAEAERRGIDPPEVENFDSPTGKGAMGTIEGSRVLLGNATFLIERGVDPGPAASDADLLRQDGATAILIAIDHKVAGIIAIADAVKATTPDALKALRAEGIRLLMLTGDNRTTAEAVARSLGIDEVEADVLPDRKSAVVERLRAQGHVVAMAGDGVNDAPALAAADVGIAMGSGTDVAIESAGITLLNGELTGIARAHTLSRKVMSNIRQNLVFAFGYNALGVPVAAGVLYPHFGILLSPVIAAAAMSLSSVSVIGNALRLKAAQL from the coding sequence ATGGACGAGCATCAGCACTGTAACCACGATAACGCAGCGGTAAGCAGCGCGACAGTCACCGATCCGGTATGCGGAATGCAGGTCGATCGGCAGACGACGACGCATCACGCTACGCATGCGGGGCAAGATTATCATTTCTGCAGCGCCCGCTGTCAGGCGCGATTTGCCGAAGATCCAGTTCGCTGGCTGACCGGAGCGGCTGACGAACCAGCCTTGACCGACGGTGCGATCTGGACCTGCCCGATGCATCCTGAAGTGCGCCAGGATCATCCGGGATCGTGCCCTATCTGCGGCATGGCGCTCGAACCGGAGATGGTCGATCCCGATGCCGGTCCGACCGAGGAACTGGTCGATATGACACGGCGGTTTTGGATCGGTCTGGCGCTGACCATACCTGTGTTCCTGCTGGAAATGGGCGGCCATGTGTTTCCAGTGATCCACCATCTTGTTCCGATAGACGTCTCGGTCTGGGTGCAACTGGCTCTGGCGACACCAGTAGTTCTATGGGCAGGCTGGCCGTTCATTACGCGGGCGGCTGCATCGGTCATCTCGCGCAACCTGAACATGTTTACCCTGATCGCGTTGGGGACCGGGGTGGCGTGGTCCTATTCCATTGTTGCGGCCCTTGCACCCGGACTGTTTCCCGATGCGTTCCGCGCCCACGACGGCACCGTCGCGGTCTATTTCGAAGCAGCGGCAGTCATCACCGTGCTGGTCCTGCTGGGCCAGGTCCTTGAACTTCGCGCCCGCGAACGTACGTCCGGGGCCCTGAAGGCCCTGCTCGGCCTGACGCCCCACACCGCCCGCAGGATTGGCGCGGACGGTGATGAGGAAGTCCCGCTGGAGGATCTGCAGGTCGGCGATCGTCTGCGTATCCGGCCGGGTGAGAAAATTCCGGTCGACGGCACAGTGGCCGAGGGTGCTTCCGCCATCGACGAGTCCATGGTGACGGGGGAATCCATGCCCGTATCCAAGCAAGCGGGTGACACGGTGATCGGCGGCACCATCAATACGACCGGTTCGCTGGTGATGGTCGCAGAAAAGCTGGGCCGCGATACGCTCCTCTCGCGCATCGTGCAGATGGTGGCCCAGGCCCAGCGCTCACGCGCACCGATCCAGCGGCTGGCCGATCAGGTGGCGGGCTGGTTCGTGCCGCTGATCCTCGGCGTTGCGTTGATCGCTTTCGCCGCGTGGAGCCTCTGGGGGCCAGAGCCGCGCCTTGCCCACGCGCTCGTTGCCGCGGTGGCTGTGCTGATTATCGCCTGCCCCTGCGCGCTCGGTCTGGCGACACCTATGTCGATCATGGTCGGCGTGGGCCGTGGTGCAGAGGAAGGCATACTCGTGAAGAATGCCGAGGCGCTGGAGCGGATGGAGAAAGTCGATACGCTGGTCGTCGACAAGACCGGCACGCTTACCGAGGGCAAGCCGTCGGTGACTCGCGTTGTTCCGCTTGGTAACCTGTCGGAAGATGACGTGCTTCGGCTCGCCGCAGGCGTCGAGCAGGCCTCGGAACATCCGCTGGCGCTGGCAATCATAGCCGAAGCGGAGCGGCGTGGTATCGACCCACCTGAGGTCGAGAATTTCGATTCCCCTACCGGCAAGGGGGCCATGGGTACGATCGAAGGCAGTCGGGTTCTGCTTGGGAATGCCACTTTCTTGATCGAGCGCGGCGTCGATCCCGGACCCGCTGCCAGCGATGCCGACTTGCTGCGGCAGGATGGCGCAACGGCAATCCTGATTGCCATTGACCACAAGGTCGCGGGCATCATCGCCATCGCCGACGCGGTCAAGGCGACTACACCCGATGCGTTGAAGGCCCTTCGCGCCGAAGGCATCCGCCTCCTGATGCTCACTGGGGACAACCGGACGACCGCAGAGGCGGTGGCAAGGTCTCTGGGTATCGATGAAGTGGAGGCCGATGTCCTGCCCGATCGCAAGAGCGCGGTAGTCGAACGCTTGCGTGCACAGGGCCATGTCGTCGCCATGGCCGGTGACGGTGTGAACGATGCCCCGGCACTCGCCGCAGCAGACGTTGGTATCGCAATGGGATCGGGCACCGATGTCGCGATCGAGAGTGCTGGAATCACCCTGCTCAATGGCGAGCTGACCGGTATTGCCCGGGCTCATACGCTCAGCCGCAAGGTGATGTCGAACATCCGCCAGAACCTCGTCTTTGCTTTCGGCTACAACGCGTTGGGCGTGCCTGTGGCGGCGGGCGTGCTGTACCCGCACTTCGGTATCCTGCTTTCCCCCGTGATCGCGGCCGCCGCGATGTCGCTTTCCTCCGTCAGCGTGATCGGCAATGCCCTCCGACTGAAGGCGGCTCAGCTATGA
- a CDS encoding DUF3489 domain-containing protein has product MSSHHLRRTTIVQTATNLSKDSKPRRPRRMARAPKPRDGGEEAAASEAAAPATVKALTKRMTKAELLLGLLRRREGATLEQLVGATGWLPHTTRVSQLRRCSRFLQRISSRRSCRSEWHA; this is encoded by the coding sequence ATGTCGTCTCACCACCTCAGGAGAACGACCATAGTCCAAACCGCCACCAACCTATCGAAGGATTCCAAACCTCGCCGGCCGCGCCGAATGGCGCGTGCCCCCAAGCCACGAGACGGAGGCGAAGAGGCTGCCGCATCTGAAGCTGCCGCTCCCGCAACCGTTAAGGCTCTGACCAAGCGGATGACCAAGGCCGAACTGCTGCTTGGCCTGCTCCGCCGTAGGGAGGGTGCTACGCTCGAGCAATTGGTCGGAGCCACCGGCTGGCTCCCGCATACGACCCGTGTCAGTCAGCTCCGAAGATGCTCGCGCTTCCTTCAGCGCATCAGCTCTCGGCGCAGCTGCAGATCTGAATGGCATGCCTGA
- a CDS encoding MerR family transcriptional regulator yields the protein MNIGDASQRIGVSQRMIRHHEKIGLISAPPRRDSGYRDYSDVDLKRLRFIANAGDLGFSIEEIGDLLQLWSDERRANSEVKALALAKADELGRKVDALAAMRSSLLHLDRTCHGDDRPDCPIIETISGETLAVHASSAKDN from the coding sequence ATGAACATTGGCGATGCGTCGCAGCGGATTGGCGTTTCGCAGCGGATGATCCGGCATCACGAGAAGATCGGCCTGATCTCGGCACCGCCACGTCGTGACAGTGGTTATCGCGATTATTCCGATGTGGACCTGAAAAGGCTGCGCTTTATCGCCAACGCTGGGGATCTGGGTTTTTCCATCGAGGAGATCGGCGACCTGCTGCAATTGTGGAGTGACGAGCGTCGCGCCAATTCCGAAGTCAAGGCATTGGCTCTGGCGAAGGCAGACGAACTTGGCCGCAAGGTGGACGCGCTGGCCGCGATGCGCTCTAGCCTGCTCCATCTAGACCGCACGTGCCATGGCGACGATCGGCCGGATTGCCCGATCATCGAAACGATTTCAGGAGAGACGCTGGCCGTTCATGCCAGTTCAGCCAAGGATAATTGA
- a CDS encoding hydantoinase B/oxoprolinase family protein, with translation MAETDTGWHFWIDRGGTFTDLVALSPAGELSTKKLLSSHPERYKDAAIQGIRDVLGVAQNEELPSDRIAAVKMGTTVATNALLERQGEHVALVVTEGFRDVLRIGYQNRPRLFDLDIKLPDRLEHRVIEAKERCDVDGNVLIPLDTDHITQQLQAAFDDGCTAAAIVLMHGYRYPEHETQIAQIAKRIGFSQISVSHLVSPLMKIVGRGDTTLVDAYLSPVLSRYVRQVESALGEGVPLAFMQSNGGLVGSANFRGRDAILSGPAGGIVGMVETSRIAGFEKIIGFDMGGTSTDVSHYAGELERSLETVVAGVRLRVPMMTIDTIAAGGGSICRFDGSRLRVGPASAGADPGPACYRRGGPLTITDCNVMLGKLQPDCFPSLFGPNGDQPIDPVVVRERFEALAEEVKVAGLPARTPEELAEGFLAIAVDAMANAIKKISVAQGHDVADYVLACFGGAAGQHACLVADALGIRSVLVHPMAGVLSAFGIGLSDQRLVRQRAVEQELGEATLNDTRAILDELQDECRADVETDGFDLSRATYERRYSVRYAGTDTAMEVPEGTVAEIREAFEAKYHQRFTFTTPKVPLIIESAMVELVVPSLKAEISNDGQTVADAPDRQVASYMAGNPQDARLLPRDAIAIEQALTGPAIIYDSTATIIVEPGWSAVRRANGDLVLTRVAELQSADAQANTALDPVRLEIFNNLFMAIAEQMGQALQNTALSVNIKERLDFSCALFDGSGALIANAPHMPVHLGSMGDSVRSVRDKAMATVGLRKGDVYVVNNPYNGGTHLPDLTVVMPVFDEKGDCSFYVAARGHHADIGGKTPGSMPPDSHTLEEEGILLDSFLLVENGRLRETEFRAALADGRYPARDPDRNVGDIRAQVAACARGAAEINKMCAHFGLDVVLAYMRHVQDNAAEAVRRVLDRLPDGAFTYKLDDGSHISVAISIDRVKRRAVIDFTGSSEQQPTNFNAPPAICRAAVLYVLRTLIDEDIPMNDGCLQPVNIVIPDGSILHPHHAAAVVAGNVETSQVITDTLYGATGAMAAAQGTMNNFTFGDETRQYYETICGGAGAGPDFDGSSAVHTHMTNSRITDPEVLEWRFPVLLEAFEIRRGSGGKGKHSGGDGVHRRIRFLKDMTATILSNRRVVPPFGLKGGSPGQPGRNRVIRADGTVEDIASTESTEMTPGDVFVIDTPGGGGYGPT, from the coding sequence ATGGCTGAAACTGATACGGGCTGGCATTTCTGGATCGACCGCGGCGGCACGTTCACCGACCTTGTGGCGCTTTCCCCTGCGGGCGAGCTGAGCACGAAAAAGCTGCTGTCGTCGCACCCCGAACGGTACAAGGATGCGGCCATTCAGGGCATCCGCGACGTGCTGGGCGTGGCGCAGAACGAGGAACTGCCGTCGGACCGCATCGCCGCGGTGAAGATGGGTACGACGGTCGCCACCAACGCGTTGCTGGAACGGCAGGGCGAGCACGTTGCACTGGTCGTCACCGAGGGTTTCCGCGATGTCCTGCGCATCGGGTACCAGAACCGCCCGCGCCTGTTCGATCTAGATATCAAGCTGCCCGACCGGCTTGAACATCGCGTGATCGAGGCGAAAGAGCGCTGCGACGTTGACGGCAACGTCCTGATCCCGCTGGACACCGATCACATCACGCAGCAGTTGCAGGCAGCGTTCGACGATGGCTGCACCGCTGCTGCCATCGTCCTGATGCACGGATATCGCTATCCCGAACACGAAACGCAGATTGCACAAATCGCGAAACGCATCGGCTTCAGCCAGATTTCGGTCAGCCACCTCGTCAGCCCGCTGATGAAGATCGTCGGGCGCGGTGATACCACGCTGGTCGATGCGTACCTGTCGCCGGTGCTATCGCGCTATGTCCGCCAGGTCGAAAGCGCGCTTGGCGAAGGCGTGCCGCTGGCCTTCATGCAATCGAACGGCGGATTGGTCGGCTCGGCCAATTTCCGTGGCCGCGATGCGATCCTGTCCGGCCCGGCCGGCGGCATCGTCGGCATGGTGGAAACCAGCCGCATTGCCGGGTTCGAAAAGATCATCGGCTTCGACATGGGCGGTACCTCGACTGACGTGTCGCACTATGCTGGAGAGCTTGAGCGGTCGCTCGAAACCGTTGTTGCCGGTGTGCGCCTGCGCGTTCCGATGATGACCATCGACACCATCGCCGCCGGTGGCGGTTCGATCTGCCGCTTTGACGGCAGCCGCCTGCGCGTCGGCCCTGCATCCGCGGGCGCGGACCCCGGCCCGGCCTGTTATCGCCGTGGCGGCCCGCTTACGATTACCGACTGCAACGTCATGCTCGGCAAGTTGCAGCCCGATTGCTTTCCGAGCCTGTTCGGCCCGAACGGAGACCAGCCGATCGATCCCGTCGTCGTGCGCGAACGGTTCGAAGCGCTGGCCGAAGAGGTCAAGGTCGCCGGTCTGCCCGCCCGCACGCCAGAAGAACTGGCCGAAGGCTTCCTCGCCATTGCGGTCGACGCGATGGCCAACGCGATCAAGAAGATCTCGGTCGCGCAGGGGCATGACGTGGCCGACTATGTTCTCGCCTGCTTCGGCGGTGCCGCCGGGCAGCATGCCTGCCTCGTCGCCGATGCGCTGGGCATCCGGAGCGTGTTGGTCCACCCGATGGCGGGCGTTCTCTCCGCCTTTGGCATCGGCCTCTCCGATCAGCGCCTCGTCCGCCAGCGCGCGGTCGAGCAAGAGTTGGGCGAAGCCACGCTGAACGATACCCGCGCCATTCTGGATGAGTTGCAGGACGAGTGCCGCGCCGATGTCGAGACCGACGGTTTCGACCTGAGCCGCGCAACGTATGAGCGCCGCTATTCGGTCCGCTACGCCGGAACCGATACCGCGATGGAAGTGCCCGAAGGGACCGTCGCCGAAATCCGTGAGGCGTTCGAGGCAAAATACCACCAGCGCTTTACCTTCACCACGCCAAAGGTGCCGCTGATCATCGAATCCGCGATGGTCGAGCTGGTCGTCCCGTCGCTGAAGGCGGAAATCTCGAACGACGGGCAGACCGTCGCCGATGCGCCGGACCGACAGGTTGCCAGCTATATGGCTGGCAATCCGCAGGATGCCCGCCTCCTGCCGCGTGATGCGATTGCCATCGAGCAGGCGCTAACCGGCCCCGCCATCATCTACGATTCGACGGCAACGATCATTGTCGAGCCCGGCTGGTCGGCGGTGCGCCGCGCCAACGGAGACCTGGTGCTGACCCGCGTGGCAGAGCTTCAGTCCGCCGATGCGCAGGCCAACACCGCACTCGATCCGGTGCGTCTGGAAATCTTCAACAACCTGTTCATGGCGATTGCCGAACAGATGGGACAGGCGCTGCAGAACACGGCGCTATCGGTCAACATCAAGGAACGGCTCGACTTTTCCTGCGCACTCTTCGACGGGTCCGGCGCGCTGATCGCCAACGCGCCGCACATGCCGGTGCACCTTGGATCGATGGGCGATTCCGTACGCTCCGTCCGCGACAAGGCGATGGCCACCGTGGGGCTGCGCAAGGGCGACGTATATGTCGTCAACAACCCCTACAACGGCGGCACCCACTTGCCCGACCTGACCGTGGTCATGCCCGTGTTCGACGAGAAAGGCGATTGCTCATTCTATGTCGCCGCACGCGGCCACCATGCCGACATCGGCGGCAAGACACCGGGTTCGATGCCGCCCGACAGCCACACGCTGGAGGAAGAGGGCATCCTGCTAGACAGCTTCCTGTTAGTCGAAAACGGGCGCTTGCGCGAAACCGAGTTCCGCGCGGCGCTGGCCGACGGACGCTATCCCGCCCGCGATCCCGACCGCAACGTCGGCGACATTCGCGCGCAGGTCGCGGCCTGTGCCCGCGGTGCGGCGGAAATCAACAAGATGTGCGCGCACTTCGGCCTCGATGTCGTGCTGGCCTATATGCGCCATGTGCAGGACAATGCGGCAGAGGCGGTGCGCCGCGTGCTCGACCGTCTACCCGACGGAGCCTTTACATATAAACTGGACGACGGTTCGCACATCAGTGTCGCGATCTCCATCGACCGGGTAAAGCGCCGCGCGGTGATCGACTTCACCGGCAGCAGCGAGCAGCAGCCGACCAATTTCAACGCACCCCCGGCGATCTGCCGTGCCGCCGTGCTCTATGTGCTGCGCACCCTGATCGACGAGGATATCCCGATGAACGACGGTTGCCTGCAACCGGTCAACATCGTCATCCCCGACGGGTCGATCCTGCATCCCCACCACGCTGCTGCGGTCGTGGCGGGCAACGTGGAGACCAGCCAGGTCATCACTGACACGCTCTATGGCGCGACCGGCGCGATGGCCGCAGCGCAGGGTACGATGAACAACTTCACGTTCGGTGACGAAACACGCCAGTACTACGAAACGATCTGCGGCGGCGCGGGCGCAGGCCCGGATTTCGACGGCAGCTCGGCGGTGCACACGCACATGACGAACAGCCGGATCACCGATCCCGAAGTGCTGGAATGGCGCTTCCCGGTCCTGCTGGAGGCGTTCGAGATCCGGCGCGGATCCGGCGGCAAGGGCAAGCACTCTGGCGGCGATGGTGTTCATAGGCGTATCCGGTTCCTGAAGGACATGACCGCCACGATCCTGTCGAACCGCCGTGTGGTGCCGCCCTTTGGCCTGAAAGGCGGATCGCCTGGTCAGCCGGGTCGCAACCGGGTGATCCGCGCCGACGGAACGGTGGAAGACATTGCCTCGACCGAGAGCACCGAAATGACGCCCGGCGACGTCTTCGTCATCGATACCCCCGGCGGCGGCGGTTATGGTCCCACTTGA
- a CDS encoding tyrosine-type recombinase/integrase → MAQRLTDTIVKALPLPAKGNRITYDTEVRGFGVRTTAAGARSFVLNYRTRSGRERRITIGGFPDWKTTVAREEAKELKRRIDVGDDPMAEVDAERAAKTVADLCKRFEDEHLPKKRPATKRDYEALIARHILPALKHVKVSEVTFADVDALHRKITKSGATYVANRTVSVLSKMFSLSIKWGWRTDNPAKGIERNSEEKRHRYLSPAELASLTKALAEHDDQDAANIVRLLLLTGARKGEVLAARWEQFDLDAGVWTKPGSTTKQKTLHRVPLSAPARQLLDDMRKAAAKDAEYLFPGRDEGHRQEIKRPWHNLCVASGIVTITTETDAKGKEKTIVTPSARIHDLRHTYASVLASSGMSLPIIGALLGHSQPATTARYSHLMDDPLRQATERVGAIVMPSNEVAEVVQMKAAK, encoded by the coding sequence ATGGCCCAGCGGCTAACTGATACGATAGTCAAAGCCCTACCCCTCCCTGCGAAGGGCAATCGGATCACCTACGATACGGAGGTGCGCGGGTTTGGAGTTCGGACGACGGCGGCGGGTGCGCGTTCATTCGTGCTGAACTACCGGACTCGTTCAGGCCGCGAGCGCCGCATTACGATTGGGGGCTTTCCTGACTGGAAAACAACAGTTGCCCGCGAAGAAGCCAAAGAGCTTAAGCGGCGCATCGACGTTGGCGACGATCCAATGGCTGAGGTCGATGCAGAACGCGCGGCCAAGACCGTCGCCGATCTGTGCAAGCGGTTTGAGGATGAACACCTTCCGAAAAAGCGCCCAGCCACCAAGCGCGATTACGAGGCGCTAATTGCTCGCCATATCCTGCCCGCGCTCAAGCACGTGAAAGTCTCCGAAGTGACCTTCGCCGATGTGGATGCCCTGCACCGCAAGATTACCAAGTCGGGCGCGACCTATGTGGCAAACCGGACTGTTTCGGTGCTGTCGAAGATGTTTTCTCTTTCGATCAAATGGGGCTGGCGCACCGATAATCCCGCAAAGGGCATCGAGCGGAACAGTGAGGAAAAGCGGCACCGCTATCTTTCCCCTGCTGAATTGGCTTCGTTGACCAAGGCGCTGGCCGAACACGACGATCAGGACGCGGCCAACATCGTTCGGTTGTTGCTCCTGACCGGCGCGCGCAAGGGTGAGGTTCTGGCCGCGCGCTGGGAACAGTTCGACCTTGATGCTGGCGTCTGGACGAAGCCCGGCAGCACCACGAAGCAGAAAACCTTGCACCGCGTCCCCCTGTCGGCCCCTGCCCGCCAGCTTCTGGACGATATGCGCAAAGCCGCAGCGAAGGATGCGGAATACCTGTTTCCCGGTCGCGACGAAGGCCACAGGCAGGAAATAAAGCGACCGTGGCACAATCTGTGTGTTGCATCTGGAATCGTGACGATCACGACCGAAACGGACGCCAAGGGCAAGGAAAAGACCATCGTGACGCCATCGGCGCGCATCCACGACCTGCGCCACACTTACGCCAGCGTTCTGGCTTCGAGCGGCATGTCTTTGCCGATCATCGGCGCGTTGCTGGGCCATAGCCAACCCGCCACTACGGCCCGTTATTCGCACCTGATGGATGATCCGCTGCGGCAAGCAACCGAGCGCGTCGGTGCGATTGTTATGCCATCCAACGAAGTTGCGGAAGTCGTGCAAATGAAGGCAGCGAAGTAG